A genomic window from Diceros bicornis minor isolate mBicDic1 chromosome 35, mDicBic1.mat.cur, whole genome shotgun sequence includes:
- the LOC131398561 gene encoding ral guanine nucleotide dissociation stimulator-like isoform X3: MSCRDPLTLVRCELLEATEAEPDASAAELQPAAEAGQWTVVEVELAPALLTPPPLALEPVSPPPAVLEVEQGPTWAPAGVGAAELESPGPSFLVRSPSPPVALKEREKLNLTAFLPKLVVEQLTMMDAELFQKVVSSLCLGSTWGKRNKPGNEHQTPNVQATVDQVRRVASFVITPCLWDLSMTAQDRVRVVERWIQLAQECKILKNFSSPCTVISALQKTSTSHLKNTRGKFPGEWDQP; encoded by the exons atgagctgccgtgaccctcttacccttgtccggtgtgagcttctggaggccactgaggcagagccagatg cgtcagctgcagagctccagccagcggcagaagcagggcagtggacagtggtggaggtagagctggctccagctctgttgacaccaccccctctagcactggagccagtgtcccctccaccagcagtgttggaggtggagcaagggccaacatgggctccagcaggagtgggagctgctgagctggagtcacctggaccatcatttctagtgagaagtccatctccacctgtggctcttaaggagcgtgagaagcttaatctcacggccttccttcctaagctggtggtggagcagttgaccatgatggatgcg gagctcttccagaaggtggtgtcctctctgtgcctgggctccacctggggcaagaggaacaagccggGCAATGAGCACCAGACACCCAACGTCCAGGCCACAGTCGACcaagtcagaagggtggccagcttcgtcatcacGCCCTGCCTCTGGGAcctgagcatgacagcccaggacagggtgagggtggtggagcgctggatccagttggcccag gagtgcaagatcctgaagaacttctcctcgccctgcactgtaatctctgctctgcagaaaacctccacaagccacctgaagaacacacgggggaagtttcccg
- the LOC131398561 gene encoding ral guanine nucleotide dissociation stimulator-like isoform X1, giving the protein MVRGTAGWVFLEGSGIFPVFRRTHGKSAMWVNLSFYPTPASAAELQPAAEAGQWTVVEVELAPALLTPPPLALEPVSPPPAVLEVEQGPTWAPAGVGAAELESPGPSFLVRSPSPPVALKEREKLNLTAFLPKLVVEQLTMMDAELFQKVVSSLCLGSTWGKRNKPGNEHQTPNVQATVDQVRRVASFVITPCLWDLSMTAQDRVRVVERWIQLAQECKILKNFSSPCTVISALQKTSTSHLKNTRGKFPGEWDQP; this is encoded by the exons atggtaagggggactgcaggctgggtattcctagaagggagtgggatctttcctgtgtttagaaggacacatggaaagtcagctatgtgggtgaatctttctttttatcccactccagcgtcagctgcagagctccagccagcggcagaagcagggcagtggacagtggtggaggtagagctggctccagctctgttgacaccaccccctctagcactggagccagtgtcccctccaccagcagtgttggaggtggagcaagggccaacatgggctccagcaggagtgggagctgctgagctggagtcacctggaccatcatttctagtgagaagtccatctccacctgtggctcttaaggagcgtgagaagcttaatctcacggccttccttcctaagctggtggtggagcagttgaccatgatggatgcg gagctcttccagaaggtggtgtcctctctgtgcctgggctccacctggggcaagaggaacaagccggGCAATGAGCACCAGACACCCAACGTCCAGGCCACAGTCGACcaagtcagaagggtggccagcttcgtcatcacGCCCTGCCTCTGGGAcctgagcatgacagcccaggacagggtgagggtggtggagcgctggatccagttggcccag gagtgcaagatcctgaagaacttctcctcgccctgcactgtaatctctgctctgcagaaaacctccacaagccacctgaagaacacacgggggaagtttcccg
- the LOC131398561 gene encoding ral guanine nucleotide dissociation stimulator-like isoform X2, with protein MVRGTAGWVFLEGSGIFPVFRRTHGKSAMWVNLSFYPTPASAAELQPAAEAGQWTVVEVELAPALLTPPPLALEPVSPPPAVLEVEQGPTWAPAGVGAAELESPGPSFLVRSPSPPVALKEREKLNLTAFLPKLVVEQLTMMDAELFQKVVSSLCLGSTWGKRNKPGNEHQTPNVQATVDQVRRVASFVITPCLWDLSMTAQDRVRVVERWIQLAQECKILKNFSSPCTVISALQKTSTSHLKNTRGKFPEP; from the exons atggtaagggggactgcaggctgggtattcctagaagggagtgggatctttcctgtgtttagaaggacacatggaaagtcagctatgtgggtgaatctttctttttatcccactccagcgtcagctgcagagctccagccagcggcagaagcagggcagtggacagtggtggaggtagagctggctccagctctgttgacaccaccccctctagcactggagccagtgtcccctccaccagcagtgttggaggtggagcaagggccaacatgggctccagcaggagtgggagctgctgagctggagtcacctggaccatcatttctagtgagaagtccatctccacctgtggctcttaaggagcgtgagaagcttaatctcacggccttccttcctaagctggtggtggagcagttgaccatgatggatgcg gagctcttccagaaggtggtgtcctctctgtgcctgggctccacctggggcaagaggaacaagccggGCAATGAGCACCAGACACCCAACGTCCAGGCCACAGTCGACcaagtcagaagggtggccagcttcgtcatcacGCCCTGCCTCTGGGAcctgagcatgacagcccaggacagggtgagggtggtggagcgctggatccagttggcccag gagtgcaagatcctgaagaacttctcctcgccctgcactgtaatctctgctctgcagaaaacctccacaagccacctgaagaacacacgggggaagtttcccg